The genome window TACATCTACTGTGCAGGACATTTTATATGCCAAACATGAACTTGTTTGTGCTCTCTAGTGCATTTTTGGACTAATCAGCTCATACATAGGCCTCATAGgtacaaatatatacataacatatatgtatgtatagatACACAGATTTATAAGGTAGAAGCCAATTTGAGCCAATACAATACAGTTATTGGTGTTTTTCGGTTCAGCTCTAtcaaacaatatataaaagtaaatattaaaatggtACTCACCTCTATTTGCTCTGGGTTCTGTTCTTCCTCAACAGCTGTGTGGCACAAACAAGATCTGGTGAGTTTTCCAGCGTATTGACAGACGTTAAAAGCATTTCTGGCAACAAGATGGAGACAGTTACTGAAAAAAAGTACCTGTCTGAAGTTTCCTGACTTTAACAACCAGACCAATGATGACCAGTATGAGGACAACAGTCAGAGCACCCAGGATCGCACTTGTCAGCATTGCTATTCTGTCAGACTCTCCTACAAGAGAGATCGTTAAGTTTAAATCTGATTTTCCCTGAAAGGCCAAGTAAAAATTAACACTGATCCCTGAAACATTCCATAATTCACAATGAAAGTAATCTCGAATTTCACTTTTACCTTTGCTGTCCTTATCATCATGTGACTCATCGCTGCCTTTTCATGTAAGAGTAAAGATAATATTTGTGTTGATTTCAATGAGAGAGATTTACATCATAATTATATATGCCAATGTTCTATagtcactttttttgtttgttgtatgaAGACAAGTATagaaatacagaataaacataaatgacaaagaatgaCAAGACACGACTTTAAAACGAGCTTACCTTTGACATCTAAATATACTACATTGAAAGTTAGATCTCCGCCGGTGTAAAATCCACAGAAATACAGTCCTGCATCAGATTTAGCCACATAACTGATTTTCAGAGAGACCGTCGAGTTGCTGCTTCTCATTTCAAATCTCCCATTTCCAAATCCTTCACAGTTTTGAGCATCAGCAGGTTGGATCttcacagagacacagctgaccTTGGTTCTGTTGACCAGTCGGAACCAGAATATCACTGCGCCATTGGTGTTCatgcactgcagtgtgacttCTTCACCAGGCTGAGCCTCCACAGTCTGAGACTGAGAGGCTGAGGCAGAGATCCAGCCTAAAACAAATACCAGATAACAAAAAAGGTAACATGAATATTGTccttttatataaatatttgaataaacagTAAGTCAATGCCAGTACTCACTAAAGCTGCAGAGAGTCAAAGCAGCTATCAAGGTGAAGTTCTTCATGACACGTGTGGCTGTAAACTCTGCAATGTCCGCAACTGAACTGTGCTCCAGGCAGGGTGTTTTCAAAGCAACACggtgggtttttctttttttttttttttttaagttgcttaTCCTGTACATCAAACTGACCACATActatcaagaaaaaaaatgtgttgaagcaGAATGTTAAGATATTCTTCAGGTTACGTTATGTTTGCAATCCAACAGAAATTTATGTTATGTACAAATGGACACATTAAAAACTTCATGTATGATCTATCAAATGTAATCCCATCGTCCAGCATAGAAGATTCACACAACTTTCGCCAGACCAGGCGATAAAAGTGATCTCGATCATCAGATGGTTCTGACGTTGTCTGTAAATTTAAAGCTTACATTTCTTTCAGTCTGGtgtctgctgaaaaaaaaaagttgtctttATGTTTCCTTCTGCTTCAGACAGTTGTTCAGAAGCAATTTTCATTTACCCCCTTGTGGTCATGACTGTATCATCAGCTAACCCAATGCAGCGTTCTGCacaggaaaacttttttttttgtcttactaTGACGTGGTACATGTAAGAGGTGGTATTTTGCTGACTTAAGCTCGTGaatttgatttcagattttgaCTAGATTTTCAAAAAGTAGTGTGTATACAGTGTCCCTGTAACCCTTCTACTTTGTGAAATATAGAATCACCTTATGCAGCAATGAAGCAAGCATTAATCCCCTTAAAGGaccatattatgaaaaacatgttttctctgttctctacatatataagctggtcctccctgagcctgcaaactcccagaatgaggaaagcaaacgattcctgcatggtctctgcagcccacccactggtaacatgaCTCTCCGTAACATGCAGCTCCTATAATtacataacgaaaggagtcattttcatagggCGACTTCCTCTGAGCGATGATGGAATATATCCGTGAGGGGGGCGTTCACCCTCGAGGTGAAGTTCAGTTTGTCCAGCGATGTTGGAAAAATGTTGGAAAGTGCCACATCTTTCCAGCGTGAGTTCAGTGGGCCTAAGCTGGGACATGTGCGCCAGTATCACAACTGATGGGACGGCCTCCACGACAGGAAAAAACTCTGGGGTCATGAGGAGAATACTTGACAGAGCTCCGAGTTCAACTTGGaagcattgtttgtttttttttgcatctggaGGCCTTGGCAGCAAAGGATGTAGTGCCAGTGCttcatgaaacattaaaagatgTCAAACTGCGAGGTCAAATCACAGCGTTTCTTACCCAGAACCATTCATCTCTTGCAGACCTGTTCAGCAACAGTGTGTGGCTCGCACACGTTGCTTACCTCGCTGATGggtttgaaaaattaaacacattaaatgtgtCTATGCAGGGGAGGGGGCACAAATTTTTGAACAATATGACAAAATTGatgctttcaaaaaaaaaagatctcagTGTGGACATACCATGTTTCCAAAAACTGACTTGACATGTTCCCCACTGCCTGTCGTGAGGGACAGCAACTGGACACGGCAGGAAAAAATGCGATGAGGAAAACGATCACGACACATCTGAAGAAACTTTCGGAGCGGTTTAGTGACTATTTTCCcgagaaagagagggatgacAACTGGATACGTGACCCCTTTGGAATCGACATAAAAGTTAAATTTGTATAATTGAATCTTTTTGAATtgcactttttgtttcatttattttgagtttgtggataaaaactgaagaaactgaATGTATTCCATAGTGCAGTGTTCTATTGTTACACGTTGTCTATTCCATTCAGTATTTACAGCTTAAGTACAATTTATAACAGCAAACGGCATCAAGTGCAACTTTTCAGGGACAACAAGGGATTGAATGTTGTCTTTTATTATTAAGGTCTTAGCAACTATTCATAAAATTACAGTATAAATAACtatttacagattattattaattattaacaaaaacaataattgtTAAAAACAGTGACAAATGATGGACAgtaacaggctgagcaggagtagataataaaatataataaaaccaTATGTGGCAACACACAGTTTATATGTACATgcattaatgtaatgtattgaTATGTTAATGACCCcaaactgttagctagctaataatgataataatgataacatcaCTGTTGgtactagaacaggtttacatctCCATGGTCCTCTCTCAGCCTGAGATAAACCAGAgccgcttctcctcttcctctacatgGAGGAGGCTTCAGGAAATCAGGTATTCCCGTAGCTCAAACATTTCGCGGACCTGGGCTGCATAAATAGTGACTTACAGGTAGGGGtgggaacatctggtgacgcaaccaggaaagGCTCTGAAGGCTAGACCGTCCGGTTGACGCCGCCTCGCAGGTCTcttcgaaggacccggcctttgcggGCGGCGAAGGCCGGGTCCTTGATGGATGCAGATCCTGAACTGGGACACAGCTAGAGTGTCCTGTTGAAAAGACTACAGAAATGGTGGCCATGACTTGGGGAAATCAAGTTTGTGAGACTGCAAAAGTCATGTGTGGACACAAATCCAGAAATCACAAACCTGGGGGGACTGTTACCAGCAGGCGCCAACTACTGGACATTTGGGTCGGTGCACTTTCCTTTGCTTACCAGCCTTTGCTATAACAAGGACGCTGCATTTAAGCTTTGGCCTTTGATAGGCCACTCTATTGTCAGAACCGTGTGGTCGTTCCCgacattaatcatgttttttccaGTGGAAGGGCACCCTATAGGGTACTTATCAGGTTCTGTCCAGtggaagggcaccctagagggTGTGTTATCATTGTTTTGTCCAGTGGAGGGGCACGCTTTTTGGGTGTTTTATCACATTTCCCATTGGATGGACACCATCCAGGGTACTTTGTCGAGTTCTGTCAATTGGAACGGCACCCTATAGGGCACTTTATCAGGTTTTGTCTAGTAAAggggcaccctagagggcactttaacacattttgtccaTTGGAAGGGCACCCTATAAGGTGTATTATCAGGTTTTGGCTAATTGAGaggcaccctagagggcactttaacacattttgtccaTTGGAAGGGCACCCTATTGGGTGCATTATCAGGTTTTGTCCATTGGAAAGGGAACTACATGGTGCTTCATCAGGATGCATTATCAAGTTTTATGCAGTGGAAATGCACCCTAGAAAGCCCTTAACCCCAGAGTACAACAGTGGTTGATAGTATACATTTCTGCTCTCATGAGTTTTTATCGTCATCTTTATCTAAGCAATAATGTTTTCCCAAGGCTGGACTGGCCATAGGGAACCCCAGTGGCCTGGCTAGCTGATTGGCTTGCAgtgttaaaaaaggaaaacacaatacaAGGCAGTGACTTAACTCAGAAACCTTTGGCCCCCACAGCTGGGATAAAGTCATTAATaatgtttcagctgtttgtaCTTGTTAAATAAGTGTCAGTGAACTCAAAACTCTCTGACAATGGTtgttaaaataactgttttacatttgaaatgtaCACAGTATTCTAAATCTGACCACAGGCTGTTATTAGACTGCTACTGAACCACATCACAACCATCAAAATCTAACAACAGCATCTTCACATTCTAAGAGCTCATACTAAAACGCCAATGTGAAAGTAGTACACCACTTTTGGTGCATGTGGTTTGAATGCAGAGAGCTGAAGGCCAGTCTTCCTGTTTTTGACCACAGTGGAAAATATCAGGGGGGAGAGggcacaagacaaacaacagccAGAGCTAAAGTCAAGCCCTTTgtctatttcatttttacattcactCTGTCAGCGTACAATAAAGACGACtagagaatgaaaataaaagtgaatgcTTCCAGTCAAATAAGAGAAAAATACaggctgatggaaacattttcaacatttttatttaaattagtGTTCATCACCCCTCCTACCTCCCAGCACACTCTCCCTATAAGGACATTCAACgatcatcagtgtcttcacagtTCCCTCCTCCATCAAACGTCAAGTGGGTGTTCCTTTTGTTCAAACGACGATCAGTTACAACTAAAATGACAAAGATAGATCCTGAGAGCGAGTGAAGAAGAAGCATGTGAGAATCACAACTAAAGACTGGcgagaaattaattaattaattcaccttaatgttgaatatttttttatgaaagaaatttaaaaaaaaagggatctGAATTCCTCCCTCGTGTCATCTTAATTTGTGATACTGGATATTTTGATGGAGCATTTATGTACTGCTCCTGTTATGTGAGAGTTTATTTACCACATTTACACagtactttactgtacattagctgtaaATTAGTGGGCCCTCCCTGAACTCAGCACACACCGAGaactctctcttttccccccccCTCGTGTCTCTCCGCCTGTCGGTAAACAgctccggatcagagcagaatctgatgtttAAAGGTTGATGCTGCTTTGAAAGTAATGTACCTAAATAagtgtgtgtaaagcagagTTTGAAATAGAGATTATCAGTAGTGGCGTCACTTGTTGTCTTTGAGAACAGCAggttgtgtgatgtttgtggccGAAGTCTTCCTGTGGtggggactttatttttcaCTCAGACAGACAATGACTGTCACCACACAGAACTGGCTTATTCATTCGCTATTTATTTCCATTTAGTACAAATACAGGATTGCATTCTTTATTCAGCACAATATAGGTCAGGTATGTTTACTATTATACTTTGCTGCAAAGCTTTGACCTGCAAGGCCTCCTGACATATTCACACCACACTgtgctgtcacttcctgtgaagTCacgtgcctctctctctcactcctcccgCCATTTGACTCTGCTCATGAGTAGGTGTGACAGTCATCAGCGTCCTCCGTGTGACAGGGACTTTGGCcagtaaagtaaaagatgcAAACATGAACAAAGCAAGCAGATGCAGTAACTTCCTGAGTCTATCTGCTGGCAGTATAAATAACGTGAGTCTCCACTTGTCTCTCTGATGCGGGcctcctgtttctcattggcttTGGGAGGAACTTCAGCGCTCCAGAGTTCAGGTCATCAGAACCCAGATTCTGTAAAAGAGTATTTAGGGTCACGTGACGTATCTCACACACTGTAGCTAAGTTTGTCACATAATCTGCACTGACcttggagaacaaaacaaaaaaaagattacagcAAGAAGGGTGGCTACTGAAATTGTGTTTAAGGCCACATACTAGAAAAACACTGGTTTGTATCATTCATCATACTTTAGCTCgtattatttttaaataggATGAAAAGTTGAATATTGGTTGCTGAAAATTGTAGTACCTCACCTTGCTTAATTCGGGATGCAGCTGTTCATCAGCAGCTACATGACAAAAGATAACTGATTAGTTAAGGATCACTGACCAGGATGTGCATCAAACAATAGGCCGGCTGTACCTCTCTGAAGTTGCCTGATTTTAACAGCCAGAACGATGGCAGCCGCCATGAAGAAAACAGCGAGAGCACCCAGGGACACAATCATCAAGGTTCCTCTTCCTTCAGCCTCCTCTACAAGAATTATTAATACACTGGATAGTCTTCTTTCATATTCCAGATTATAAACTTGTACACTAAAAACAATCTCTAGAAAATGAAGTGTTACCTCTAGTCTCCAAATCCACTTCATAATCCAATGTATCACCTTAGAAACATATAACAGTTAAATTATTAAGACAGTAAAATATAATTATTCACAGGTGACACATGTCTTTAGGCTGCTTTCGTATTTCTGTGTCAATAAACttgaaatatgcaaaaaaaatatgatgagaaaattaaatatttagaaGAGTTAGGCTTAACTGCAGTCTTACCTTGAACGTTTAAGTATGTTGCAGTGGAAAtgactgtatgtgttttcaCGTAAAATCCACAGAAATACAGTCCGGTGTCAGATGAATCCACTCGCTTGATTTTCAGGGAAACAGTGGAGACGTTGGAGCTCATTTCaaattttccattttgaaatccatcaCAGAATGAAACTTTGCCACCCAACCCGTACATTGAGGAGATACAGTGGGGCTTGGTTCTGTTGACCACTCTGAACCAGTCTGTCTGAGTTGGGCTCGTGGAAAGGTTGGAGCACAGCAGTGTGACTTCATCACCAGGTTGACACTCCACAGCGTGAGACTCAGAACCTTGGACAGAGATCCAGCCTGAAACAAACGGCATCCACCACATGAAATTCATAAGgcaacagcaaaaaataattcagttcTTATCTGCGACTGTTACGGGTTACATTATCTGGTGCTGGGAATAAACAAGTGCCAGTACTCACCGAGGCTGCAGAGAAGTAAAGCTGTGATCGAGGTGCAGCTCTTCATCGTGTGTTTGATCGTGTCACTGCAGGGAGAGTTTTGTATAACAGAGCTGGTGCAAAGGGATTTAGAGAGGCGgggtgtcttttgttttcacctgaCAGCTCACACCTCCTTGACAATACAATACCTTTAAGTTATTCAAACCGTTTGATTAAACTGTGAGTGCAATTTGATCGGCTCTCTCTTAATGAGATCGTCTGAATGCTTTAATGGCACCTGACTAGAGAATTAGCATCACCAACAGTTTATCTAAATGTGCTAACTCctaataataacataaaaatagGTGCTCGACTATCcattaactattttttttacttaaagttGTTCAAAATTTGTGCCATGTTTGAATGGAAACTTGTCTATGAAGGGATATCTTTGGTTAGAGCCACTGCAAGATCGGACCACCATCTGTTCAGACACTCctgctcctcagaggatgaatcctaatcATGTTGGAGATCCCCCGATTCTTCATCTAGGACCACCATAAGGTTGACCTTAGTGGTTTTCAATGAGATGTCTCAGCAACTATTGGCTGATTGATATTTTATGACTCCCGACATTGATATAgtgagcgtgttagcatgctgatgttagcattagcttaaAGTATCACTGTGCTGTTGTACTTGCAGTGCGCGTAGCATGGCTGTGGACATTGTCTGGTTAAACAGTCTCCTCTACGTTGCTATTTGAGCTCTTGATTATGACAAAACTAGATATTATTCCATCTAACTTCCCCATGCTTTTAAGGAACAACTCAGTAAACACCTCTCAAGATTGGGAATTTTATATTTAAGAGTGCAACCTGAGATTTAATCCTCATTACTTTACACAAAGTCATAGGGAgattgatatatattttttaatgcagctgaacagaaacaccTTTGATGTTTGTGGTCAAATGGCTGAAATCTTCCTGTGGTGGAAACTTTATCTTTCACCGACAATGTGTGTCACCCCTGACGGCTGATTTACTCTATTGTTATTTTAATAACATAACCaaagtttttcaaaaaaaaaaaactgtcactgcTTCCTTTTAGAGGCTACTCTCTACAGAACTTCAGAGGCCTCGTCATTTTGGTTGCCAGACCACACTGTGCTGcctcttcctgtcaaacaagtTGTGTGAGCATCGCTCTTTGCTCCCGCCGCCGACCATTTCACTCACCAGTCTCATCACTGTCCCCTCTgactctgtcctcctctgtcacacATTGAGCATTAAGCTGTTTGCCCTCTCAGTACAATACAAGTCAGAAACCTTATTGTTTTGACACCTTCCACCCACacgaaaaaaacacaacagcagtcaGAAACACTTGATGAGATGCAGTTAAATGTAGTTCTTATTGAAAATAAAGCTCTCATTCCAGGTTTTGTTCACTGAATGTTCACACAGCAATGGCTAATTATCCGCTCTCTGTGGCTACGTACCACTTGAGGGgatgcagaagcagcagctgataGCCAATAGCTAGCTGTTTGTGATAAAGTAGTAGTTTGCAAGCCGATGTTGAGGGTTGATGGGTTGTTACGTTTATAGATGTAAAGTCGTCTCCCCTCTGGCTACAATTGGGAGTCAACACTCCAGTGACAGTGGAGGTTATTTGCCTGGATAGCTGCCACAGTTGGGTTGATTAGTGTGGGAAAGTGTGATACTTGGCATTGACACCGGTTGATTGCCTGGGGTCATGTACCCGGGTGTTAATCAGGAAGTGATAAAGTGCCGTTTGTCTCAGTGGAGAGCCCCCCTCTTTGACTTGGCTGCAGCACCCGATGTGGTGtactctccctctcacacaggGTGAAAAGCCAGACACGCTGGAAACTGCGAAACTGACGGCAATGCTCAGTAGTTAAAACATTGCTCGGCATGGAGTAGCTCAGGTTTGTGCTAGCCTTTTGCTTGTGTCTCACCTATGTAACCATGTGTGCTGCCAGCGCTCTTTGTGTTAAGTATTTTAACCTGTGTGGAAATGGTAACATTACCTGAAAGATGTTTTAAgtagatttgatttatttatgtttcagttcAGGACTGACGTGACCACTGACTGGTAAACAATATgcatgtgtttatctgtgtttttttctcaacattttttagATTGTGGTATTTATaactttgtttccttttttaatagTTGATGCACTGGAttgctccctctgctcctgcaTTATCGATTACAGGAGTTTGTGTACCCTTGCAAAGTAGGTTTATATTTTtactaccttttttttttttttttacgtgtttTACTTATGTGCAATATCTTGAACTTTGGGCTGGcaactaatgcatttttgtgttttctttaaaggaCATGGCCAGCCACAGTTTTCTACTGTTAATTTactttttgctgtttatttgattttaatagACTTGAGGcaatttgtgtatatttttctACTGTACTTGATGTACTGGGTAGTAGTCATTTGGATGGTGATgtcatttaatgtttctgttctcttctgTACCTGCAGCTTGATT of Acanthopagrus latus isolate v.2019 chromosome 10, fAcaLat1.1, whole genome shotgun sequence contains these proteins:
- the LOC119027506 gene encoding uncharacterized protein LOC119027506, producing MKNFTLIAALTLCSFSWISASASQSQTVEAQPGEEVTLQCMNTNGAVIFWFRLVNRTKVSCVSVKIQPADAQNCEGFGNGRFEMRSSNSTVSLKISYVAKSDAGLYFCGFYTGGDLTFNVVYLDVKGSDESHDDKDSKGESDRIAMLTSAILGALTVVLILVIIGLVVKVRKLQTAVEEEQNPEQIENVGRDDDVNYAAVTIRPKAKRREPEPNVIYASTR
- the LOC119027479 gene encoding uncharacterized protein LOC119027479, which codes for MKSCTSITALLLCSLGWISVQGSESHAVECQPGDEVTLLCSNLSTSPTQTDWFRVVNRTKPHCISSMYGLGGKVSFCDGFQNGKFEMSSNVSTVSLKIKRVDSSDTGLYFCGFYVKTHTVISTATYLNVQGDTLDYEVDLETREEAEGRGTLMIVSLGALAVFFMAAAIVLAVKIRQLQRAADEQLHPELSKNLGSDDLNSGALKFLPKPMRNRRPASERQVETHVIYTASR